Proteins encoded by one window of Bacteroidales bacterium:
- a CDS encoding HlyD family efflux transporter periplasmic adaptor subunit, whose protein sequence is MRIKTVHIAVGIVLITLTACTSNEDKSDAYGNFESKEIIVSAKSQGEILSMDLEEGETLQAEKLIGWIDTSLLAVKREQLKTQKGSLNAKLANINAQAEVQKEQIESLLTEKKRIEKLLEDDAATEQQFDNIQGRLNVARKKLESIHTQKQSVYSEMQVLEKRIKEVNTQMDQCRITNPVKGTVLEKYVEPSEIAAPGKALYKIADLSKMTLRVYISGAQLPDVKIGQEVEVLIDKNKKENQKLSGTVYWISPKAEFTPKIIQTKEERVDLVYAVKVRVKNEGRIKIGMPGEVNF, encoded by the coding sequence ATGAGGATAAAAACAGTACACATAGCAGTCGGAATCGTTTTGATAACATTAACAGCCTGTACCTCAAATGAGGATAAGTCAGACGCATATGGCAATTTTGAATCCAAAGAGATCATTGTATCTGCAAAATCTCAGGGTGAGATTCTGAGTATGGATTTGGAGGAAGGGGAAACGTTGCAGGCGGAAAAACTGATCGGATGGATAGACACCTCCTTGCTGGCCGTGAAAAGAGAACAGCTCAAAACCCAAAAAGGCTCACTGAACGCCAAACTTGCCAATATAAACGCACAGGCTGAAGTACAAAAAGAGCAGATCGAATCTCTTCTTACTGAAAAGAAACGCATTGAGAAGTTATTGGAAGATGATGCTGCCACGGAACAGCAATTCGACAACATTCAGGGAAGACTGAATGTGGCCCGCAAAAAACTGGAATCCATTCATACACAGAAACAATCGGTTTATTCGGAGATGCAGGTACTTGAAAAACGCATCAAAGAAGTGAATACCCAGATGGATCAATGCAGGATAACGAATCCTGTCAAAGGAACGGTGCTTGAAAAATATGTTGAGCCCTCCGAGATCGCTGCACCGGGAAAAGCCCTTTATAAAATAGCCGATCTATCCAAAATGACTTTAAGGGTTTACATCAGCGGGGCTCAGCTTCCTGATGTCAAGATTGGCCAGGAGGTAGAAGTGCTGATTGACAAGAATAAAAAGGAGAATCAAAAGCTCAGTGGAACCGTATACTGGATCTCACCCAAAGCTGAATTTACCCCCAAAATCATTCAAACCAAGGAGGAAAGGGTTGACCTGGTATACGCGGTAAAAGTCCGGGTAAAGAATGAGGGAAGAATCAAAATTGGTATGCCCGGGGAAGTTAATTTTTAA
- a CDS encoding ABC transporter ATP-binding protein — MSSIIINSLTKSYEKTVALDDASFVVEEGELFGLIGPDGAGKTTLFRILATLLIPDGGTAKVEGWDTVTHYRDIRRIMGYMPGRFSLYQDLSVRENLEFFATIFDTTIEENYYLIEDIYKQIEPFKDRLARNLSGGMKQKLALSCALIHKPSVLVLDEPTTGVDAVSRKEFWEMLMKLKKQGITLLVSTPYMDEAGICDRVGLIQNGQIMKIDPPDKILGDYPGTIWAARGESQYRLLQNIRDYEGVASVYPFGEYIHFTPQYRTFEKEELRKFLISRGHQDPEIMQAEPTIEDCFMDLMNK; from the coding sequence ATGAGCTCAATAATTATTAATTCACTAACAAAATCCTACGAAAAAACAGTGGCTCTGGACGATGCTTCTTTTGTGGTAGAGGAGGGTGAACTTTTCGGATTGATCGGACCCGACGGAGCAGGCAAAACAACACTTTTCAGGATACTGGCTACTCTGCTGATACCAGATGGAGGCACTGCCAAAGTTGAAGGATGGGATACGGTGACACACTACCGGGATATCCGCAGGATTATGGGTTACATGCCTGGTCGCTTTTCTCTTTATCAGGATCTTTCTGTGAGGGAAAACCTGGAGTTTTTTGCCACCATTTTTGATACCACCATTGAAGAGAATTACTATCTGATTGAGGACATTTACAAACAAATCGAGCCTTTTAAAGACCGGCTGGCCAGAAATCTCTCAGGGGGAATGAAACAGAAGCTGGCACTGAGCTGTGCACTCATTCATAAGCCTTCGGTATTGGTGCTGGATGAACCCACAACCGGTGTAGATGCTGTTTCCAGAAAAGAATTCTGGGAAATGCTGATGAAATTGAAAAAACAGGGTATTACCTTACTGGTTTCCACTCCTTATATGGATGAAGCCGGTATATGCGATCGTGTAGGCCTTATACAAAACGGACAAATCATGAAGATCGATCCCCCGGATAAGATACTGGGAGACTATCCCGGTACCATTTGGGCTGCCAGGGGAGAGAGTCAATACAGGTTGTTGCAAAATATCCGGGATTATGAAGGGGTTGCTTCGGTTTATCCTTTTGGTGAATACATCCACTTTACTCCTCAATACCGGACATTTGAAAAGGAAGAGCTGAGGAAGTTCTTAATATCAAGAGGTCACCAGGATCCGGAGATAATGCAAGCCGAGCCAACGATTGAAGACTGTTTTATGGACTTAATGAATAAATAG
- a CDS encoding ABC transporter ATP-binding protein, with amino-acid sequence MELSYIIETKNMVKKFGDFTANDHLTLQVRKGEIFGFLGANGAGKTTAIRILCGLSAPTSGEIKVAGYNVYKETEKIKKSIGYMSQKFSLYEDLTVGENFRFYGGIYGLPRKKIRDRTDYLLKKLNFTHAYNYRISSVPLGWKQKLAFSIAVIHEPRIVFLDEPTSGVDPITRRQFWEMIYETAAGEVTVFVTTHYMDEAEYCDRVSIMDQGRIEAMDTPRNLKNRYQASNMNDVFVRIAR; translated from the coding sequence ATGGAATTATCTTATATCATCGAAACAAAGAATATGGTGAAAAAATTTGGCGATTTTACGGCCAATGACCACCTGACTTTGCAGGTGCGAAAAGGAGAAATTTTTGGTTTTCTCGGGGCAAATGGCGCGGGGAAAACAACAGCCATAAGGATTTTATGCGGGTTGTCGGCTCCAACGTCAGGAGAAATCAAAGTGGCCGGATACAATGTGTATAAGGAAACCGAAAAAATCAAGAAGAGCATTGGTTATATGAGTCAGAAATTTTCGCTCTATGAAGATCTGACGGTGGGCGAAAATTTTAGGTTTTACGGCGGCATATATGGTTTGCCGCGCAAAAAGATCAGAGACCGAACGGACTATTTGCTTAAAAAACTGAATTTCACTCATGCTTACAATTATAGAATTTCATCTGTACCATTGGGATGGAAGCAAAAGCTTGCATTTTCCATAGCTGTCATCCACGAGCCCCGGATTGTTTTCCTGGATGAGCCTACCAGCGGAGTGGATCCCATCACCCGGCGGCAATTCTGGGAGATGATCTATGAGACTGCGGCAGGAGAAGTTACAGTATTTGTCACCACCCATTATATGGATGAAGCCGAGTATTGCGACAGGGTTTCCATCATGGATCAGGGCCGGATTGAAGCCATGGATACGCCCCGAAATCTCAAGAACAGATATCAGGCTTCAAATATGAACGATGTATTTGTGCGGATTGCCCGATAA
- a CDS encoding ABC transporter permease yields MRTIAYILQKEFIQILRHRTMLAMIIVMPFVQLLILVNAATFDMKNIDIYVVDRDQSSTSRKLVNKFEASPFYKITARSFSVNEGMGSILKDEADLILQIPDHFAHNLRTENQADVQLLINAINGNAAGLINAYSSEIISDYNRNIAIKWSNQPQLAGNQPVEIVYSFWYNPEMNYKIYMVPGILVILVTIISLFLTAMNIVREKEMGTIEQINVTPIKKYQFIIGKLLPFLIIALFELAFGLFLGRLIFSVPVVGNLPLLFGFAIIYLLVILGFGLFLSVISENQQQVMFVTFFFMLVFILMSGIFTPTESMPDWANKVNVINPIAYFMRVIRMILLKGSDFRDILPEFYSLLIYAFVSLGLAVWRYRKTT; encoded by the coding sequence ATGAGAACCATTGCTTACATATTGCAAAAAGAATTCATCCAGATATTGCGGCATCGGACTATGCTGGCTATGATTATCGTCATGCCCTTTGTACAGCTTTTAATCCTGGTCAACGCCGCCACTTTTGATATGAAGAACATAGACATTTATGTGGTAGACCGGGACCAGTCATCCACCTCCAGAAAGTTGGTAAATAAGTTTGAAGCCTCGCCGTTCTACAAAATAACAGCCCGCTCTTTCAGTGTTAATGAAGGTATGGGTAGCATACTCAAGGATGAAGCGGATTTAATATTACAAATTCCGGATCACTTCGCTCATAATCTAAGAACAGAAAATCAGGCAGATGTTCAATTGCTTATCAATGCCATTAATGGAAATGCTGCAGGACTGATCAATGCCTATTCTTCCGAAATCATTTCGGATTATAACCGCAATATTGCTATAAAATGGAGCAATCAACCACAGTTGGCCGGGAATCAACCTGTCGAAATTGTCTATTCCTTCTGGTACAACCCTGAAATGAACTATAAGATATACATGGTACCCGGAATACTGGTGATCCTGGTAACCATCATCAGTCTTTTCCTTACCGCTATGAACATAGTCCGAGAAAAGGAGATGGGAACCATTGAGCAGATTAATGTTACCCCCATAAAAAAGTATCAGTTTATCATTGGTAAACTGTTGCCTTTTCTGATCATTGCCCTTTTTGAGCTGGCCTTTGGCCTTTTTCTCGGCAGGCTGATATTCAGCGTTCCCGTAGTAGGTAACCTGCCGTTGCTTTTTGGTTTTGCCATCATCTATCTTTTGGTTATTCTTGGATTTGGCTTATTCCTTTCTGTCATCTCCGAAAATCAGCAACAAGTCATGTTCGTCACTTTCTTTTTCATGCTGGTATTCATTTTGATGAGCGGAATTTTTACACCCACTGAAAGCATGCCGGATTGGGCGAATAAGGTAAATGTCATCAATCCGATAGCTTATTTTATGAGGGTTATACGCATGATCCTTTTAAAAGGCTCGGATTTCAGGGATATTTTGCCAGAATTTTACAGTTTGTTGATCTATGCCTTTGTTAGTCTGGGTTTGGCTGTATGGCGATATCGAAAGACTACTTAA
- a CDS encoding TolC family protein, with product MKQLIIIFLLVAQVSIAQQKDSLDIFKCFEAVEANHPRAGEKPIIDEQTRLKINNLRSQWYPSLEMNAQASYQSDVVEIDVNLPFDADFPSPSKDQYRVTMDVNQRIYDGGVVKYSENMERMGKKVEKQSVKADLYQIKDQVMEVYFGIMLFQKQKEVLQATMKELKTKIKSVKSAVDNGTLLPSDLKNLQAERLNIEQKLDDLNSRIQTSYGVLNKLTGMETDTSTELVLPEITLKKEGSYHRPENELFKMQKNQLDTQEKLIQAQKMPKVFAFGQLGYGKPGLNMLNDEFDPFYIVGAKLSWNIWDWNRTKRKRQLARLQKNKIDVKENAFNQKVDIQLEKIEADISKLKKTLQRDKEIIGLRQEVIRSSRSKLENGVITSADYITDLNRLTKAKITHERHNIELLKAKLNHLFTIGKI from the coding sequence CAAAAAGATTCACTCGATATTTTCAAATGTTTTGAAGCAGTGGAAGCAAATCATCCCCGGGCAGGGGAGAAACCGATAATTGACGAACAAACCAGGCTGAAAATTAACAATTTGAGATCTCAGTGGTATCCCTCTCTTGAGATGAATGCCCAGGCTTCTTATCAGTCTGATGTTGTGGAGATAGATGTAAATCTTCCCTTTGATGCGGATTTCCCTTCACCTTCAAAAGATCAGTACAGGGTGACCATGGATGTAAACCAGAGGATCTACGACGGGGGTGTAGTAAAATATTCGGAAAACATGGAACGCATGGGTAAAAAAGTTGAAAAACAGTCTGTGAAAGCGGATCTTTATCAGATCAAGGATCAGGTGATGGAGGTTTATTTTGGCATCATGCTTTTCCAGAAACAGAAAGAGGTTCTGCAAGCCACCATGAAGGAACTGAAAACAAAGATCAAAAGTGTAAAGTCGGCAGTGGATAACGGAACACTGCTTCCTTCCGATCTGAAAAACCTGCAGGCCGAACGGCTCAATATAGAGCAGAAGCTGGATGATCTGAACAGCCGGATACAAACAAGCTATGGGGTGTTGAACAAACTCACGGGCATGGAAACTGATACTTCAACCGAACTTGTATTGCCTGAAATTACGCTCAAAAAGGAAGGAAGTTATCACAGGCCTGAAAATGAATTGTTCAAAATGCAAAAAAATCAACTGGATACACAAGAAAAGCTTATTCAGGCCCAGAAGATGCCTAAGGTTTTTGCATTCGGACAGTTGGGTTATGGTAAACCGGGCCTGAACATGTTAAATGATGAGTTTGATCCCTTTTATATTGTAGGGGCCAAACTTTCCTGGAATATCTGGGACTGGAACCGGACCAAAAGAAAACGTCAGCTTGCCAGGCTGCAGAAAAACAAGATTGATGTTAAAGAGAATGCCTTCAACCAAAAAGTAGACATTCAACTGGAAAAAATTGAGGCGGATATTTCAAAATTAAAAAAAACCCTTCAACGGGATAAAGAGATCATCGGTTTAAGACAGGAGGTGATACGTAGCTCGCGTTCAAAGCTGGAAAATGGAGTGATCACTTCTGCCGATTACATCACAGACCTGAACCGGCTTACCAAAGCAAAAATCACTCATGAACGCCATAATATTGAATTGTTGAAAGCCAAATTAAACCATTTATTTACTATCGGAAAGATATAA
- a CDS encoding ABC transporter permease, translating to MKRFRGFVKKEFIHIFRDVRTLLILFGMPVAQILIFGYVVTNEIKEARIAVYDKSNDHITREITDKLVSSDYFILSKNIRDHREIEKTFEKGEIKEIIVFEQNFAEKLTNEKSATVQILLDATDANMANLLQSYTSGIIRDYSRDIRVSNNEMPQMVIKPRMLFNNELRGVYMFVPGTMALILMLVTAMMTSISITREKEMGTMEVLLVSPLKSIQIIAGKVFPYVFLAFLNGVTIIALGYFVFGMPVNGSLILLLLETLLYIIMSLSLGIFISTISNSQQMAMFISMFALLLPTMLLSGFIFPTENMPWPLQWLSTIIPAKYYIILIKNIMIKGTGLLYIWKETLVLLLMTGIFIGLSIKNFKIRLE from the coding sequence ATGAAACGTTTCAGAGGATTTGTAAAGAAGGAGTTTATTCATATTTTCCGCGATGTACGAACCTTGCTTATTTTATTCGGCATGCCCGTGGCCCAGATATTGATTTTTGGTTATGTGGTAACCAATGAGATTAAGGAAGCCAGAATTGCGGTTTATGACAAATCCAATGATCATATTACCAGAGAAATTACGGATAAACTGGTTTCCTCTGATTATTTCATACTTTCAAAGAATATCCGGGATCATAGGGAAATAGAAAAAACTTTTGAGAAAGGAGAAATCAAGGAGATCATCGTTTTTGAACAGAATTTTGCCGAAAAGCTGACCAACGAAAAATCGGCAACGGTGCAAATCCTTCTCGATGCAACAGATGCGAATATGGCCAACCTGCTGCAAAGTTATACTTCGGGTATCATCAGGGATTATTCAAGGGATATAAGAGTCAGCAACAATGAAATGCCCCAAATGGTGATAAAACCCCGGATGTTGTTCAATAATGAGCTGAGGGGGGTGTACATGTTTGTCCCTGGTACCATGGCGCTGATTCTTATGCTCGTCACTGCTATGATGACATCAATATCCATTACCCGGGAAAAGGAAATGGGCACTATGGAAGTGCTATTGGTTTCACCATTGAAATCCATTCAGATCATTGCAGGAAAAGTCTTTCCGTATGTATTTCTGGCCTTCCTGAACGGAGTAACCATCATTGCCCTGGGATATTTCGTGTTTGGAATGCCTGTAAACGGAAGCCTGATTCTGCTGTTGCTGGAAACCCTGCTATACATCATCATGTCGCTTTCACTGGGTATTTTTATTTCAACAATCAGCAATAGTCAGCAGATGGCCATGTTCATTTCTATGTTTGCTCTTTTACTGCCCACCATGCTGCTTTCCGGATTTATTTTTCCCACTGAGAACATGCCCTGGCCGCTTCAGTGGTTGAGTACCATCATTCCGGCAAAATATTATATCATACTCATCAAGAATATTATGATTAAAGGAACCGGATTGCTTTATATCTGGAAGGAGACACTTGTATTGTTACTTATGACGGGTATATTTATTGGTTTGAGCATTAAAAATTTCAAGATCCGATTGGAATAG